Sequence from the Gemmatimonadaceae bacterium genome:
GAGTCGACCGTTCGCGTCATGATGAACGCGCCGTAGCCCCACACTTCCGTCAAGAGATCGGTGCGCGACGCGACGTCGCCGTTGCGGCGAACGAGGGCGAGCAGCAGCTCGTACGCCTTGGGCGTGAGCGCGACCGGTGCACCGTTCCGCGTAACGGTGCGCGAGCCCAGCTCCACGACGACGTCGCCGAACGTGAGCGTCGCCGGTTTGTCATCACCGGCATCTCGCGCGGTACGCCGCAGCAACGCCGCGACACGCTCGAGCAACTCGAGCACGCCGAACGGCTTCGTCACGTATTGATCGGCGTCGAGCCGGAAGCCCCGTACCTTGTCCGATTCTTCGGCCCTCGCGGTCAGAATGATGACCGGCACGCGATTGCCGCTCCCGCGAATCGCCTGAAGGACCTGGTAGCCGTCGAGCTCCGGCAGCATCAGGTCCAACAGCACGAGATCGGGATTCCACTCGGTCGCCTCCACGAGAGCCGATCGGCCGTCGCCGGCGACGCGCACCTCGTGGCCTTCGAGCGTGAGGTTGTACTCGATGCCCTTCGCGAGCGCGGCGTTGTCCTCGACGACGAGAATGCGCGCGCTCACGACGCGGTCTCCGTCGCGGCATCGACGGGCAGCGTGATCACGAATCGCGCGCCGCCGTGCGAACCTGTTTCCACGCGCGCCGCGCCGCCGTGGGCCGCGGCAACCTCGCGCACGATCGTGAGGCCGATCCCGCTGCCGCCCGTGTGATGTGCGCTGCGGCCGCGCGTGAAGGCCCGCCACACGGCGTCGCGCTCCGTCTCGTCGATGCCCGGACCCTCGTCGTCGATCGCGATCGCCACGGAGCCATTGTCGCGCCGTACGGAAACTTGAATGGTCTGCCCCTCGGGGCCGTATTTCACGGCGTTGTCGAGCACGTTGAGCACCATGTGTCTCAGCGCATCCGGGCGCACACGCAGCGGTGGCACCGCGTCCGACTGGACGACGATGTGCGCACGGCGATCCGCCGCGAGCGGCGCGAACTCGCGCACGATCGTCTCGACTTCCGCCGTCGCGTCGATGGGCGAAGCAGCCGTCGCGTCGGAGGTCGCGAGCGTGGAGAAGCGAAGCGTCTTTTCGACGAGGTGAGAGAGGCGCGTCGTCTCGCGCGCGATGTTCGACAGCGCCCAGCGCCGCTGCTCTTCGGTTTCCATGCGCCCGAGCTGAAGTGTCTCGGTGTAGAGGCGCATCTGCGCGAGCGGCGTACGTAATTCGTGCGATACGCTCGAGACGAATCGCGCGCGCACTTCCGTCAGCTCGCCGTCGCGCCGCAGCTGCGCGACGGCGACGATCGACAGCGCCGCGGCCAGCGCGAGCAACCCGAGCACGAAGGGCAGGCGAGAGCGCGGCAGGCCGCCGATGATGAGATCGCCCGCAAGCTCGGGACGTATGAACGCGTCGACCGAGAGAAGTCCCGCGCGCCACGGAAGATCGACGCGTGCCACGAGCCGCGATTCGATCGCCGGCGCCGAATCGAACACGGTGTGTCCCGCGCGATCGTGCACGCGTACGGCCAGCACGTCCCGATTGTGCCGGCCGGCGGTGAATGTCGCCGGCAACAAGCCTTTGCCGTCGAGAACACCGGCCAGAATGCCGCGAAGCGAAGCCATGGAGTATTGCGCCGCGTACAACATCGTGTCGCCGCTCGCGGTGGGCATCAGCGTATATGCCAGCACCTCGGGCTCGCCGCCCGCATCGCCTACGACGAGATCGAAGCCGTGGTCGGGCTGGCCGAG
This genomic interval carries:
- a CDS encoding response regulator transcription factor, whose protein sequence is MSARILVVEDNAALAKGIEYNLTLEGHEVRVAGDGRSALVEATEWNPDLVLLDLMLPELDGYQVLQAIRGSGNRVPVIILTARAEESDKVRGFRLDADQYVTKPFGVLELLERVAALLRRTARDAGDDKPATLTFGDVVVELGSRTVTRNGAPVALTPKAYELLLALVRRNGDVASRTDLLTEVWGYGAFIMTRTVDSHVAELRRKLDDTEEPRHILTVWKVGYRFERGD
- a CDS encoding HAMP domain-containing sensor histidine kinase yields the protein MTRLRLPHLRWPFVVLLASIALTAIAAVEAQRTVRSQQRLAERTLHDYASFAAWSFAQRLSDTLMQIEREVVGAVNHGDELHMNRRVPTAQELAFYLPRDPACACRRPRLGPPPETFLALRIGEDHLDSGIEGADVRTPSPNESRWLIDTLTRRARGLGQPDHGFDLVVGDAGGEPEVLAYTLMPTASGDTMLYAAQYSMASLRGILAGVLDGKGLLPATFTAGRHNRDVLAVRVHDRAGHTVFDSAPAIESRLVARVDLPWRAGLLSVDAFIRPELAGDLIIGGLPRSRLPFVLGLLALAAALSIVAVAQLRRDGELTEVRARFVSSVSHELRTPLAQMRLYTETLQLGRMETEEQRRWALSNIARETTRLSHLVEKTLRFSTLATSDATAASPIDATAEVETIVREFAPLAADRRAHIVVQSDAVPPLRVRPDALRHMVLNVLDNAVKYGPEGQTIQVSVRRDNGSVAIAIDDEGPGIDETERDAVWRAFTRGRSAHHTGGSGIGLTIVREVAAAHGGAARVETGSHGGARFVITLPVDAATETAS